The stretch of DNA GCTTGTTCTCGATGAACTTGGTGAAGACGTGCTCGCCGAGCGTTTCCTTCACGACCTTCGACTTGGCGGTCAGCTCGATCGCCTCCATCAGGCTGCCCGGAAGGCTCTCGATCTCGTGCTCCTTCCGCTCGGCGGCGTCCATCTCGTAGATGTCGTCCTCGACCGAGGGCTTCAGCGCGTACCCCGCCTCGACCCCCTTCAAACCGGCGGCCAGCATAACCGAAAACGCGAGGTACGGGTTGCACGCGGGATCCGGGCACCGGAGCTCGACCCGCGTCGCCTTCTCCTTGCCGGGCTTGTACATGGGTACCCGGATGAGCGCCGAGCGGTTCCGCTGGGCCCACGCGATGTAGACCGGGGCCTCGAAGCCCGGGACCAGCCGCTTGTACGAGTTGACCCACTGGTTGGTGACCGAGGTGATCTCCCGCATGTGGTTCAGGAGCCCGGCCATGTACGAGCGCGCGGCCTTCGAAAGGTGCTGCTTGTCCTTGGCATCGAAGAACACGTTCTTGCCGTTCTTGAAGAGCGACTGGTGGACGTGCATCCCGCTGCCGTTCTGCCCGAAGACCGGCTTCGGCATGAACGTGGCGTAGTAGCCTCCCTGCCGCGCGATCTCCTTGACCACGTAGCGATACGTGATCGTCTGATCCGCCATCTTGAGGGCCTCGGCGTAGCGCAGGTCGATCTCGTGCTGGCTGTGCGCGACCTCGTGGTGCGACGCCTCGACCGAGATCTCCATCGCCTGGAGCGCCTCGACCGTGCGGCTCCGGAGCTCGGTTCCGATGTCGTCCGGAACCTGGTCGAAATAGCCGGCGGCGTCGAGGAGCGTGCGGTCCTTGAGCCCCCGGAAGTAGAAGTACTCGGCCTCCGGACCGAGATACGCGGTGTAGCCCTGCTTCTCGAGCTTCTTCGTGAGCCGGCGCAGGACGTAGCGCGTATCCCCCATGTAGGGCGATCCGTCCGGATTGTGGATGTCGCAGATGAGCCGCGCGACGTTCTCGCCGTTCACCTTCCACGGCAGCAGCTGGAAGGTCGAGATGTCGGGCATCGCGACGAGGTCGCTCTCGTAGATGCGCGCGAATCCCTCGACCGAGGAGCCGTCGATCCCGGCTCCCTCGGCGAGCGCGGTCGGGAGCTCCCGCAGCGTGATCGCCACGGCCTTGAGCTGGCCCAGGATGTCCACGAACCAGAGGTGGATCAGCTCGACTCCGCGCTCTTCGCAGAACTTGACGACTTCCTTTGCGGTCTTGAGGCTCTCCATTTCGCTCCTTCCTCTACTCGGTTGAGGGATCGGCGTGTGGTGTTCGCATCGGTGAGGGCGTGTGCGGCATCCGGTACGGTAGGGCCGCCCCGGGGATCTCGTCAAGCAAAGCCACATGGGCGGCCAAGTCCTTGATTGTCAGCGCGTTACTGGGAATGCGGCGCGCGCGTCCCGGACCCCGGGAGGGCAGGAATCTATCTGATAGATATATCGTGGAAACGATCCTCTGCGAGCCCTATCCTGGTCGCCATGCCCGTCCGCGGCACCACGCCGTACGTGATCCTCGGTCTTCTCCGCTTCGGCCCGCTCTCCGGATACGAGATCCGCGCGGAGCTTCACCGCGCCACGTCGAGCTTCTGGACCGAGAGCTACGGGCAGATCTATCCCGCGCTGCGCGCGCTGCACGGAGACGGCTGCGTGTCGCTGCTCGCCCCGGGCGGCGCCCTTCGTGGCCACCGGGCGCGCCGTGCGCGGGGCGGACGGTCCAAGTCGGTGTACGCGATCACCGCGAAGGGCCGGAAGGCGTTCGACGTCTGGCTCGGCATCCCGCCCCGCGCGGAGCCGCCCCGGAGCGAGCTCCTGATGAAGCTGTACCTGGCCGACCGGGATTTCCTCGAGAAGCCCGAGGCCTGGCTGCGCGAGCTTCTCGAGCGGGAGCAGGAGCGCCTCGACCACCTCGAGCGCATGCAGCGGGACGTCCCCCGCATCCAGCACCGGCACACCAACGTGCGGTTCTGGTCGTTCGCCCTGGCCCACGGGGAAGCCCAGGCAAGGGCGACGATCGCCTGGTGCCGGACCGTGCTGGCGTCCCTGACCCAGATCCAGCAGGCACGCGACCGCAGGCTGGCCGCCGCCGCGCGCCGGCCGCCGTTCGAGTAGAGATTCCCGTTCCTCTCCCCTTGCCCCCTTCCACCGCGTAGACTGGAAGCGTGGAGGCCAGGGGATCCATCCGCCGTATTCTCGGGAACTTCCTGTCTCGCCGGGGCGCTCGCGACTCGGACGCGCGGACCGCCGTTCGGGACCGGGAGGGCCCCCAGGAATCGATGCGCCGGGTCGAGGACCACCTGGCGCAGCTCGTCCGGGACGTCACGGACTACGCGATCTTCCTTCTCACGCCCGAGGGGATCGTATCGACCTGGAACGCGGGCGCGGAGCGGATCAAGGGCTACCGGGCGGACGAGATCATCGGCCGCCACTTCTCCATCTTCTATACCCCGGACGTGGCCGCCTCCGGCTGGCCGGCCGTCGAGCTCGAGCGCGCCGTCCGATTCGGACGGCACGAGGACGAGGGGTGGCGGGTCCGGAAGGACGGCTCCCGGTTCTGGGCGAACGTGGTCATCACGGCCATGCGCGGTCCCGACGGCGAGATCGAGGGATTCTCCAAGATCACCCGGGACCTCACGGAACGCATGCGGAACGAGGAGCGGCTCCGGCAGGCGGCCGCCCACCTCGAGGTTCGGATCGAGGAGCGCACCGCCGAGCTCGAACACGCGAACCGGTCGCTCCAGGCGGAGATCGAGGAGCGCACCAAGCTCGAGGGCGAGCTTCGCCGGCGCGTGTCGCAGCTCGCCGAGGAGGACCGCCGGAAGAACGAGTTCCTCGCGACGCTCGCCCACGAGCTGCGCAATCCGCTCGCGCCGATCCAGTACGCGCACGAGATCCTGCGTCTCTCCGCCGGCGATCCGGGCCGCAGCGCCGAAGCGCACGCGATCCTCACGAGGCAGCTCCACCAGATGGTCCGCCTCATCGACGATCTCCTCGACCTGTCCAGGATCACCCGGAACAAGCTCGAGCTGCGCCGGGAACGCGTGGACCTCGCGACGGTCCTCCAGGACGCCGCGGAGACGACGCGCCCGCTGATCGAGGCCCGGGAGCACCGCGTGGTGATCCATCACGCCGAGACACCGATCGTGCTCCACGCCGATCGCGCGCGCCTGGCTCAGGTGTTCTCGAATCTCCTGAGCAACGCGGCCAAGTTCACGGCCCGCGGCGGCTCGATCGAGATCACCGCGGGGCGGGAGGGGACCGAGGGCGTGGTTCGGGTCCGCGACACCGGAATCGGGATCACGCCCGGGATGCTGCCGCGGATCTTCGACATGTTCGTGCAGGCGGACCGCTCGCTCGAGCGAACCCAGAGCGGCCTCGGGATCGGACTCACGCTGGTCCAGCGCATCGTGCAGATGCACGGCGGCACCGTGGAGGTCCGAAGCGGAGGCCCCGGAACGGGCTCCGAGTTCACGGTCCGGCTCCCGGCCGAGCCGGAAGCGAACGGGACCGTGCCCGCGCGGGACGAGCGCTCGGCGGCGCTCGCGGCCGAAGGCGCCACGAGGCGCCGCGTGCTCGTCGCCGACGACAACGAGGACGCCGTCCGGAGCCTGAGCCTCGTGCTCCGCGCGATGGGACACGAGGTCGTCACGGCCCGGAACGGCGAGGAGGCGGTGCGCCTCGCGGAGACGAGCCGTCCGGATCTCGCCCTCCTGGACATCGGCATGCCGCTCGTGAACGGATACGACGCGGCGCGCCGGATCCGGGAGCAGCCGTGGGGAGCCGGCATTCCCCTGATCGCCCTGACCGGGTGGGGGCTCGAGGACGACCGCCGTCAGGCGAGCGAGAGCGGCTTCGACCGGCACCTCGTGAAGCCGGTCGACGTCGACACCCTTCGCGCGCTGATCTCCGAGCTGCCGGGAAACCGCGGGCCCGAGGAGAGGCCCACCGGGCCGTGAAGTCCTACCGGAAGACCCTCACGTTCCACACGGGATCGCGCGTGGATCTCGTGAACATCACGCCCGAGGTGGAGGAAGCGATCCGGGAGAGCGGCGTGCACGAGGGGCTCTGCCTCGTGAACGCGATGCACATCACGGCGAGCGTGTTCATCAACGACGACGAGCCCGGGCTCCACGCCGACTACAAGCGATGGCTCGAGGAGCTGGCGCCCTTCAGCGCCAGCGCGGACCGGTATCACCACAACCGCACCGGAGAGGACAACGCGGACGCGCACCTGAAGCGGCAGGTCATGGGCCGGGAGGTCGTGGTGGCGGTCACGAAGGGCAAGCTCGATTTCGGTCCGTGGGAGCAGATCTTCTACGGCGAGTTCGACGGGCGCCGCGCCAAGCGGGTCCTGATCAAGATCCTCGGGGAGTAGCTCGTGAGGCCTTTCCTTCGCAAGCTCCCGGCGTATGGAGTGGCGGTCCTCATGACCGCGCTGATGGCGTACGTCCGGCACGCGCTCTCCCCCATTCTCGGAGAGAGCGCGATCTTCATTCCGTTCGTGATCCCCATCATCTTCGCGGGCGCGGTGGGAGGCATGGGTCCGGGCCTCCTCGCGACGCTGCTCGGCGCCCTCACAATCCTGCAATTCTTCATCCCGCCGATCCATTCCTTGTCCGTGACACGGCCGAGCCAGGGCGTGGGCCTCTCGATCTACGTCCTGTGCGGGGTGACGATCAGCATCGCCGCGGGCGCCTTGCGCGCGAGCCGCGCGCGCATCCAGCGCAAGCACGCCGAGGTGGAGGCGGCGCTCGGAGAGCGGGACGAAGCGGTCGCGCGTGGGACCGCCGCGGCCGAGGCGCTGCGCGCCGCGGAGCTCCAGCTCCGGTCGATCACGGACGCGGTTCCGGCCCTGGTCTCGTACATCGATCGGGATCGGCGCTACCGGCTCGTGAACCAAACGTACGAGACCTGGCTCGGCGTGCCGCGCGATGAGATCGTGGGCCGCCCGGTACGCGAGGTGCTCGGAGAGACGGCCTGGAAGGTGGTCGGTCCCAAGATGGAGGCCGCCTTCGCCGGGGAGCACGTCCATTACGAAGCGCATGTCGAGTACAAGAACGGGACGCGGTGGATCGACGCTTCCTATGTGCCCCACCGGGACGCGACGGGATCGATCGTCGGTATCGTCGTGATGGTCTCGGACGCCACCGGACGCAAGGAGCGGGAGCGCGAGGTCCAGATCGTGACGCGTCGTCTCCAGATGGTCACGGATCTCATGTCCGCCCCCGTCACGAGCTGCGGCCGTGACCTCCGGTACCGATGGGTGAGCCGCCCCTATGCCGATTGGATCGGACGTGCGCCTGAGGAGATCGTCGGAAGGAGGATCGAGGAGATTCTCGGAAGGGAGGCGCTGGAGGAGATTCGCCCGCACGTGGAGCGGGTTCTGAACGGGGAGAAGGTGACCTTCGAGGCGCAGGCCCCGTTCCGCGGCCTGGGTCCGCGCTGGATCCACGCGGTGTACACGCCGACTCGGGACGAGGCCGGCCGGGTCGACGGGTGGATCGCGGTGGTGCTCGACATCCACGAGCGCAAGGAGGTGGAGACCTCGCTCCAGCTCGCGGACCGCAAGAAGGACGAATTCCTCGCCACGCTCGCGCACGAGCTCCGGAACCCGCTCGCGCCGATCCGACATGCGGTGGAGATCCTCCGCTCCCAGAGTCCGGCGGATGCGGAGGTGGCATGGGCGCGGGACATCATCGACCGCCAGGCGGCCCACATGGCGCGTCTCCTGGACGACCTCCTCGACACGAGTCGCGTGAGCCACGGCAAGCTCAAGCTCTGGCTCAAGCCGATGGATCTGGGCTCGGCGATCGAGGAGGCGGTCGAAGGGACGCGCGTCACGATCGAGAAGCGCGGCCAGCAGCTCTCGGTCGGACTGACGCGAGACCCCCTGCCGGTTCTGGCCGACCGCACACGCCTCGTTCAGATCTTCATGAACCTGCTGAGCAACGCCGCCAAGTACACGCCGGCCGAAGGGGCGATCTTCGTATCCGCACGGCGCGAGGAGAGCTTCATCGTGGCGGACGTGCGGGACACCGGGATCGGCATCGACGCCGACCATCTTCCCCACCTCTTCGAGATGTTCTCCCAGCCGGCTCCCGCGCTGGAACGTTCCGAGACGGGGCTCGGAATCGGGCTCGCTCTCGTGCGGGCGCTCGTGGAGATGCACGGCGGCTCGATCTCCGCCACGAGCGAGGGCAGGGACCAGGGAAGCACGTTCACGGTTCGGTTTCCGCTCGCGCAGGCGGCCGTCGTGGAGCCGGAGCCTGCGGTGCGAAGCGACGGTGCGGATCATCCGGTGAGGGGACGCAAGGTCCTCATCGTCGACGATCTCAAGGACAGCGCCGACAGCCTCGAGCTTCTCCTCCGAAGCGCGGGGCACGAGACCTGGACGGCGTACGACGGAACGAGCGCGATCGAGATGGCCGGGCGGATCCGGCCGGATGTGGTGCTCCTGGACGTGGGGCTTCCGGGGATGAACGGATACGAGGTCTGCCGGCGCATCCGCGCCGAGTCGTGGGGCCGGACCATGAAGATCGTCGCCGTCACGGGGTGGGGCACGGAGGAGGATCGCCGTCAGG from Candidatus Eisenbacteria bacterium encodes:
- a CDS encoding ATP-binding protein, giving the protein MRRVEDHLAQLVRDVTDYAIFLLTPEGIVSTWNAGAERIKGYRADEIIGRHFSIFYTPDVAASGWPAVELERAVRFGRHEDEGWRVRKDGSRFWANVVITAMRGPDGEIEGFSKITRDLTERMRNEERLRQAAAHLEVRIEERTAELEHANRSLQAEIEERTKLEGELRRRVSQLAEEDRRKNEFLATLAHELRNPLAPIQYAHEILRLSAGDPGRSAEAHAILTRQLHQMVRLIDDLLDLSRITRNKLELRRERVDLATVLQDAAETTRPLIEAREHRVVIHHAETPIVLHADRARLAQVFSNLLSNAAKFTARGGSIEITAGREGTEGVVRVRDTGIGITPGMLPRIFDMFVQADRSLERTQSGLGIGLTLVQRIVQMHGGTVEVRSGGPGTGSEFTVRLPAEPEANGTVPARDERSAALAAEGATRRRVLVADDNEDAVRSLSLVLRAMGHEVVTARNGEEAVRLAETSRPDLALLDIGMPLVNGYDAARRIREQPWGAGIPLIALTGWGLEDDRRQASESGFDRHLVKPVDVDTLRALISELPGNRGPEERPTGP
- a CDS encoding PAS domain-containing protein — its product is MRPFLRKLPAYGVAVLMTALMAYVRHALSPILGESAIFIPFVIPIIFAGAVGGMGPGLLATLLGALTILQFFIPPIHSLSVTRPSQGVGLSIYVLCGVTISIAAGALRASRARIQRKHAEVEAALGERDEAVARGTAAAEALRAAELQLRSITDAVPALVSYIDRDRRYRLVNQTYETWLGVPRDEIVGRPVREVLGETAWKVVGPKMEAAFAGEHVHYEAHVEYKNGTRWIDASYVPHRDATGSIVGIVVMVSDATGRKEREREVQIVTRRLQMVTDLMSAPVTSCGRDLRYRWVSRPYADWIGRAPEEIVGRRIEEILGREALEEIRPHVERVLNGEKVTFEAQAPFRGLGPRWIHAVYTPTRDEAGRVDGWIAVVLDIHERKEVETSLQLADRKKDEFLATLAHELRNPLAPIRHAVEILRSQSPADAEVAWARDIIDRQAAHMARLLDDLLDTSRVSHGKLKLWLKPMDLGSAIEEAVEGTRVTIEKRGQQLSVGLTRDPLPVLADRTRLVQIFMNLLSNAAKYTPAEGAIFVSARREESFIVADVRDTGIGIDADHLPHLFEMFSQPAPALERSETGLGIGLALVRALVEMHGGSISATSEGRDQGSTFTVRFPLAQAAVVEPEPAVRSDGADHPVRGRKVLIVDDLKDSADSLELLLRSAGHETWTAYDGTSAIEMAGRIRPDVVLLDVGLPGMNGYEVCRRIRAESWGRTMKIVAVTGWGTEEDRRQGAEAGFDRHLVKPIDPAVVRQLLIETPSENPA
- a CDS encoding PadR family transcriptional regulator translates to MPVRGTTPYVILGLLRFGPLSGYEIRAELHRATSSFWTESYGQIYPALRALHGDGCVSLLAPGGALRGHRARRARGGRSKSVYAITAKGRKAFDVWLGIPPRAEPPRSELLMKLYLADRDFLEKPEAWLRELLEREQERLDHLERMQRDVPRIQHRHTNVRFWSFALAHGEAQARATIAWCRTVLASLTQIQQARDRRLAAAARRPPFE
- a CDS encoding glutamine synthetase family protein is translated as MESLKTAKEVVKFCEERGVELIHLWFVDILGQLKAVAITLRELPTALAEGAGIDGSSVEGFARIYESDLVAMPDISTFQLLPWKVNGENVARLICDIHNPDGSPYMGDTRYVLRRLTKKLEKQGYTAYLGPEAEYFYFRGLKDRTLLDAAGYFDQVPDDIGTELRSRTVEALQAMEISVEASHHEVAHSQHEIDLRYAEALKMADQTITYRYVVKEIARQGGYYATFMPKPVFGQNGSGMHVHQSLFKNGKNVFFDAKDKQHLSKAARSYMAGLLNHMREITSVTNQWVNSYKRLVPGFEAPVYIAWAQRNRSALIRVPMYKPGKEKATRVELRCPDPACNPYLAFSVMLAAGLKGVEAGYALKPSVEDDIYEMDAAERKEHEIESLPGSLMEAIELTAKSKVVKETLGEHVFTKFIENK
- a CDS encoding secondary thiamine-phosphate synthase enzyme YjbQ gives rise to the protein MKSYRKTLTFHTGSRVDLVNITPEVEEAIRESGVHEGLCLVNAMHITASVFINDDEPGLHADYKRWLEELAPFSASADRYHHNRTGEDNADAHLKRQVMGREVVVAVTKGKLDFGPWEQIFYGEFDGRRAKRVLIKILGE